GATCCCTTTCTGCACAGAATCCTTTTGAGGAACGTTGATTTCTAACAGTTTGGGAGAAATTTCATCCATCACTTTGCTCATATCTATACCATATTTAGAATGCGCCTGTGGCGAATTTTTTCCGCAGTCTCTCGCGAATCACTATCGCGCCCAGGTTCAGCAACACTACCAACAGAATTAGCAAGAACGTAGTAGCAAACACCATCGGTTTTGCTGCTTCCGAATCGGGCGACTGAAAACCAAGGTCATAAATATGAAAACCGAGATGCATGAATTTTTGATCCAAATGCAAAAAGGGATAATTTGTATCCAGAGGGAGACTCGGAGCAAGTTTTACCACGCCTACTAGCATCAGTGGCGCAACTTCACCGGCGCCGCGAGCCATGGCTAGGATTAGTCCTGTAAGAATCCCTGGGGCCGATGCTGGCAATACCACACGTTGGATCGTTTGCCATTTAGACGCACCGCACGCCAGAGAACCCTCTCGTACCCCGCGAGGCACCGCCGATAAAGCCTCTTCCGTGGCCACGATCACAACCGGAACTGTCATCAATGCAAGCGTCATCGACGCCCAGAAAATTCCACCTGTTCCGAACGTGGGCGCGGGCAAATAATTGCTAAAAAAAAATCTGTCGATGGTTCCACCTACCATATATACAAAAAAGCCTAGTCCAAACACACCAAAAACAATCGATGGAACTCCAGCAAGGTTATTTACAGCAATCCTGACAGATCGTACAAAAACCCCCTGCTTCGCATACTCCCGCAAGTAGATCGCAGCCAGAACTCCGAAAGGGGTCACCGCTATGCTCAAAAGCAAAGTCATCACAAACGTTCCAAAGATAGCGGGAAAAATGCCGCCTTCTGTATTTGCTTCCCGAGGTTCATCACTCAAAAAGAGCCAGAATTTACGCAAGGCATATCCCAGTCGTTCCAGAGTTCCCATTTGGTTCGGATAATGTATATGGACAACTTGTCCAATAGCCAAGCGTTTTTCCTGGCCATCAAGCAAACGGTACGTTAAGAAATCTTGTTCCTGTCCGGAACGCAGCTGGGAGGCCTTTTGAGCAAGCTTTTCGTATTCAGCCTGCAAAGGTTCCATCATTTTTTGAATCTGATCCAATTTCGACCGATCTATTTTCTTTTGATTTTCCAATACGCGCTTTTGTATCTGCATTCTTTCCATCTGCTGATTGATCCTTCCGATCTGCTTCTTTTCAATCAATCGAATGTCTTTCCATCGGTCATTCGCTTGAACAACGACGTTCTTAAGGTGCGCTTGAAAGGCAGAATTTCTCGACTCAAGTTTGTTCCCGTCTTTCGTTTCAAGGAGTACAGGAACACCGATCGCATCTCCATATTCGATACGTTCGATTACCATCACCTCTTTTGGATAAGCAGTTTGAACGATGTCCTGGCGATTCAGAAATCTAAATGCCAGACCATAGATATCTTTGTTGCCCATAAATATCTGCCACTCTTCCTGCCCGCCTTCAGTACTCTGCGTCTGTTCCTTAATCAACGTGCCGCCGACTGTACTACCGTCTTTTAACCTTAGGTGCATGACCTTGTTCGGCCAGAAGACTTTCATTCCGTTGGTAACGATCGAAAACAGAAGAAAAACAACCATGGATAAGCCAATGGTCAGGCCCATGGATGTGAACCAAACAAACGCTTCACCAGGAGTTTTCAAACTTCCTTTCATTGTCACACCGTCTTGTATTTCTCACGCAAGCGTTGGCGTAAAATTTCAGCAAGCGTGTTGATAAAAAAGGTCAAAAGAAACAGAACCATTCCGCCTAGAAATAACGCCCGATAGAGTGTCCCTTCCACGGGCGCTTCAGGAAGTTCGACAGCAATATTCGCAGAAAGCGTGCGCATACCAGAAAATATGTTGAAATCCATGATGGGGGTGTTTCCTGTAGCCATCACCACAATCATTGTTTCCCCTATCGCTCGCCCGAATCCGATCATGATTGCAGAAAAAATTCCCGCAGAAGCCGTGGGTAACACAATGCGCATTGCTGTTTGCCAACGGCTGGCCCCAAGAGCAAGCGAACCAGAGCGCAAAGCTGCAGGGACATTCGATAAGGCATCTTCTGTAATCGTGAAAATAATGGGGATAACGGCAAACCCCATCATGAAACCGACAACCAGCGAATTCCGCTGCTCAAAGGGAAGTCCGGTCGCCTGAACCCACCACCGCCGAAAATCAGCCAATTTCTGGCCACTTGAAGGATCGGTTACAACAAAAAATAATTGTTCGAAAACAGGGCCCAAGATCCATGCCACGTAGGTTGTCAGCAGAAATAATGGAACGAAGGCGATCCATTCATATCCAGGCCTGATTAAAACGCGCCAGCGAATGGGGAGCAAGCTCCAAAGCCAGCCAAAAAGCAATGCCATGGCGGGCAACAAAATAACGGCTATAAGAATCGAAGGAACTCGCGTTTCAAGAATTGGCGCCAGCCAGAGGGCTGCAAGAAAGCCAAGCACAACAGATGGAAGGGAAGCCATGATTTCCATCGTCGGCTTTACGATTATGCGAAAATTGGGGTGCAAAAACTGCGAAGTGTAAACAGCGGCCAGGAGGGCGATCGGAATGGCAAATAGCATCGCATAGAACGTTCCCTTCAAAGTTCCAATGAGTAGTGGAACGAGCGAGAGCTTCGATTCGAAATCATCTGTTCCACCTGTGGACTGCCATTCGTAACTTGGCTGTGAATAACCTTCATACCAAATCTTTCCAAACAAAGCCCGAATATTAGATTCAGGATGAGGATCATCTAACTCATAGAGATGGAGTTTCTTTGCCGTATCGAGAAAGATCAAACGATTGTACTTGCCGCCAAGTGCAGCAAGTTGAGCCGTAAAAGGAAGCTGCTGCTGCCATCGAATGTTTTCGGTTGTCCCATAACGCAATGAGGCGGTGTCCTTGGTTCCGATTAGAAACGCTTTATTACGCATACTCGGCGCATAATAATCAGCGCCACCGGGGAATTCTTCGAATTCCTTCGTCTTACCGAATGTTCTACGTTCTCCCCCAGCGGGTATATAAAGACTGTAGATTCGATTATTTCCAGAGTGATTTGTAAAGACCAGAGAAACGCCGCCCAGCAAAAAATCCATCGATTTTAATGAGGAATCCCTCGTATCTTCAAATGGACGGAATTTCTGGACGAATTGGACTTCTTCACCCGAACGCGTGAAATAAAAAATGTCTCCCGTCTTTGTTGCGATTACAATCTCGCTACCTTGTCGATTTACTGCGAGATCTACTGGATCCGGACCTACCTGAGAAGTTAAGTTAAACGAGCTTCCAACCGTTGTTTCGCCCGATCCGAACAGAGTCTTTGTTTGGGTAAATGTAGCGGCATGGATTTCAACGACACCGTTGACATCCTGCATGGCAGCTATCAGTTTTTCTGTTCCTGAGTCGCCATAGTCAATTTTCATGATGGGAATACCTGGGACACCTACGGGTGAAAATTGTCCCGCGTTTAAACTCTGCACTACCTTGCGCTGATTATTTTCATAGGTGGTTCCATATCCGATGGAAAGTATGGAAAAGAATCCATCGGTAGTTCCAAAGATGATCTCTTGTTTTAGTTGGTCGTATCGAAAGGCGGAGAAATTTTTCGATTCCGGAAACTTAGGATCGGCTTCCTGAATCTGACCACTTGCAAGATCAACAAAAGAAATCCTTCCAGTGTCATCCACCAGGAAAGGCAATTCTCCCCACTCATCGATCCCCAGTATCCTATAGGATTTATCTGGAACGGATACAGTCTTCAATTCTTTGACCTTCGCACTGCGAAACAAAGGCATAATTTGCCAAAGGATGAAAAGAAAGATCCCAAGAACCGCTGTAATAATGCTAATTCCGCCAATCTTAATAAACCGAGTCATAAAACGGTCAATGAACAGGACCGTTTTGGACGGCAGAAATCTAGTTGGAGTTGTGGGCTGCTCTGGAATCGGTTCTTGCTGTCGTGGTGGGATTTCCGGTGGTGGTATCGCTTGCAGTTGATCCATTGGAGTTAACAATAAGGGCGGGCTTTTGCCCGCCCTTAAAAATTACCGCAATTTTGCCATTACTTCAGATACAGCGTTTGCCGGCAACGGATAGTAACCGTCCTTCACAACAATTTGCTGTCCTTCTTTGGAAAGCATGAAACGGACGAATTCTCCCACGAGCTTATCCATCGATTTGCCGGGGGCCTTGTTTATGTATACGTACAGGAACCGCGCCAAGGGATAACTGCCATTTAAGCAATTCTCATAGGACGCCTCGAAGAACTTTCCTGCAGCTGGACCTAAGGGAATGGCCTTAACACCGGATGTTTTGTATCCTATTCCGGAATAGCCGATACCACCCAGGTCGCTGGCGACTCCTTGAACAACCGAGGAAGAACCGGGTTGTTCCTTCACTGTCGCCTTATAATCACCTTTATTTAAAGCGACTTCTTTAAAGAAGCCGTAAGTTCCGGAAGCGCTATTACGGCCATACAGTGAAATTGGTTTGTTGGCCCATTCGCCACTCAAGCCCAACTGGCCCCATTTTGTAACATTTTTTCCTCCGCGTTTATACGTGCCGGAAAAAACGCCATCAACCTGACTCAGAGTCATACCCGTAATCGGATTGTCCTTGTGGGCATAGACCGCAAGTGCGTCGATTGCGACTTTTACTTCAGTCGGCTTGTAGCCGTACTTTTTTTCGAACGCATCGATTTCAGTCGGTTTCATCTGACGGCTCATCGGCCCAAACTGTGCTGTGCCTTCAATCAAAGCGGGAGGAGCAGTCGTCGAACCCTTCCCCTCAATCTGAATTTTTACGTTTGGATACTTCGCCTTGAAACCTTCCGCCCAAAGCGTCATCAGATTGTTGAGTGTATCGGAACCAATACTGTTGATATTGCCTGAGATTCCACTAACAGGGGAATAACCTTCTAGCTTAGAATCAACCTGCATCTGGGCACTCACCCAGACGGGTGCAAAGAAAACTACAGCAATCAATACTGCCAAAATTTGTTTTTTCATACAGTCGTCTCCTTCAAAATGTGTTCAGACCGCTTATTGCGGAGACTCAAGTCTAGATACCGGTAATTGCAAGGATAACAAAGCTATGTTTCAGATAGGTAAAATAAGGACGTTGGATTTAACAGTCATTTAACGCATTTGTGACACTGTCGAAAGGAATTGTTTCTAAGCTGTTCTCGGACCGGTATATAATTCCAAAGTTGGGTGAACCATGACGAGATATTTCGATGAGGAACTCGATCTATTAAAACAAACTCTTTTGAGGATGGCTGGAAAAGCCGAGGCAATGATTCACAAGAGCGTTCAAGCCCTTGTACAGCGTGATTTGGCACTCTCCGACGAAATACCTCATCTGGAAGATGAAGTGAATCATTTGCAGCTGGAAATTGATGATCGCGCATTCAAGTTGCTCGCCTTACGTCAGCCAATGGCTCATGACCTCAGGTTAATTATCGCCGCCATGAAAATTTCCGGTGATCTAGAACGAATCGCGGATCAAGCCGTGAACATCCAGGAGAACACTAAAGTCTTGTTACAGTTCCCGCTACTGAAGCCGCTCATTGATATTCCTAAAATGGCGGAGATCGCCATGGCAATGCTTCGTGATTCGCTGGATGCGTTCGTAGAGAGTGACGCGCCAAAGGCTCGCGAGGTCGTAACACGGGATGACGAAGTAGACGGACTTAAAAATCAAGTTTTTCGCGAACTGTTGACGTACATGATTTCCGATCCGCGAACAATTCAAGTCGCTTTGCAATTGATTCTTGTTGCCAGACATTTGGAACGCATCGCTGATCATGCCACAAATATTGCCGAAGATGTGGTTTACCTCGTCGAAGCCAAAGATATTCGCCACCACGCAGAAGAATTGGAATAGACGGTTTTTTGCGCTCCGGTTCCGCACGTCGAAAAAATAGGTCCCACTCGGCAAAAATGTGTACACCCCACCGACAATTGACAAACCCATCGATGCCCCTAAGAATATTAATACGGTGTCTTCCATGCAGAATTTAGAAACGATTTTTAAGACTCTCGGTGATTCAACCCGCCTCAGGATATTGGAGCTTTTGAAGCGTCCAGGAAAAAGTGCTTGCGATTTAGTACTTCGAAGTGAAAAAGGGATGTGTGCCTGCGACATCCAGAATGAAATCGGTTTGTCACAAGCTGCAATATCTCATCACATGGGCTTATTAAGGAGGGCCGGTTTGATTCACGCTGAAAAAAGGGGACGCTGGATGTTTTATTGGAGAAATGAAGAGTTGCTTGCCTCTCTTGCTGAGGCACTCGCAAAAACTGTTTGAGTTTTGGGCGCCGCGTACAGAATCCTGCTACAACAAGTAGTCAAGAAAGAAGGACACCGAAGATCACAGGTTCGTATGATCCGGAAACTGCCCACAGAGCAGCTATTGCAAATCCGCACGGTAGGCGCCCACAGCACGCTACTAAAACAGCGTATAAATAAACGGCGCGATCGCTGAGCTCTGGGCAAAAAAGATCAGGATGCCGAAGACGAGAAGCACAAGAATCATCGGCGTGAGCCACCACCACTTATGCTGCCAGAAAAACAGTATGAGCTCACCCACGATCCCAAAACGAGTTGCTAGACTTTCCTTCCAATTCATGATCAGTTCTGTTTCTCTATTATATAATTTTCCAACACTAACGTGTCCATTCCGCTCCGGCTGAAGGTGCTGTAGGCTTCTCTGGGAGTGTTCACGATCGGTTCTCCTTTCAGATTAAAGGAAGTATTTAGAATAACCGGGACACCGGTTGCTTCTCCGAATTTTTCGATCAGGCTGTAGTACCTTGGATTAAATTCTTTTTTAACCGTTTGAAGCCTGCCGGTTCCGTCCACGTGCGTGATGGCAGGCAGAATTTCCTGCTTATCCGGCCGGACATCCACAACGTACAACATGAACCGGGCGGGATAGTGACTTGCAGCATTGTCCAGATCAAAATATTCACTTGCTTTCTCCGCTAAAACAGAAGGAGCAAAGGGCCGGAACGGTTCGCGGAATTTGATCTTTACATTGACAATATCTTTCATATCGTTTCGGCGCGGGTCCGCCAGAATGCTGCGGTTTCCCAGAGCGCGCGGGCCCCATTCAAAACGTCCCTGATACCATCCGATCACTTTTCCCTGATGCAGATTATCGGCGACGCGGTCCAGCAATTTCTCATCCTTCTCGATCCGCTCGTATGGAATGTTTTCCGATTTCAAGAAAGATTCAATGTCCCCGGCGCTATGCTGCTGGCCCCAGTATGCGTGATCCATCACAAAGGAGCGCGGTTTACCCAGTACAGAATGATACATATACATTGCAGCGCCAATCGCCCCGCCGCTATCTCCCGCCGCGGGGTGAACGTAGATTTCCTCGAAAGGCGTCTCACGAAGTATTTTTCCGTTCGCAACACTGTTCAGAGCAACGCCACCCGCCATGCAAAGTTTGTTCAGTCCGGTCTCGCGCTGTAAGGCCGTTGCCATTCGCAACATCGCTTCTTCGGTTACGGCCTGGATGCTTGCCGCAATATCGGCATAATGCTGATTCGAACGGCCCGCCTGATCAAAGTTGGACGGCTTCTCTCCAAAATAAGAAGGAAAACCGATTGACGGTGTGAAGAAATGGGACTTCGATTCGCGAGGCTCTCCAAATAAATCCACAAACCTGCGGCTGTAGGTGCGGTCCGTGGAGTAATGAAAGGAAAAATAGTCCATGTTGAGCTCAAAGCTTCCATCATTTCCAAAGTGAATGAGCTGATGAACTTTATCGATGTATTTTGGTGACCCAAAAGGCGCCATTCCCATGACTTTGTATTCGCCTTCGTTCACTTCGAATCCAAGAAAGGCCGTGAACGCGCTGTAAAGCAAGCCGATCGAGTGGGGAAAACGGATCTCTTTAATCAGTTTGATATCGCTGCCCTTGCCGACTCCAAAACTGGCGGTTGTCCATTCGCCGACACCATCCACGGTGAGTATCGCGGCTTCTTCAAAAGGAGAACAAAAGAAGGCGCTGGCTGCATGCGAAAGATGATGCTCACTGAAAAAGATCTTGGAAGGAGGGAGACTCAAACGGTTTTGCAATAAATGCTTGATCCAGAGCTTGTCGCCAAACCACGTTACCATCGCCTCACGAAAGACTTTGTGCGAATGCGGAAAAGTCTGCATGCTGGATAAAAGAAGCCGCTCAAACTTGATGAATGGTTTTTCAAAAAAAACCACGTAGTCGAGATCCCGTGCTTCGATTCCACCGGAACGAAGGCAGAAATCGATCGCATTTTCCGGATATTCGTAATCGTGCTTTTTTCTTGTGAAGCGCTCTTCTTCAGCAGCGGCGACTAAGACGCCATCCCGGAATAAAGCGGCGGCAGCATCATGAAAGTAACAAGAGATCCCGAGTATTTGCATTCTTCACCACTGTCGCACGGCTCTTTCAAGTGGAGCAGTGGAATCGGGAGTTCGTTCTTGCCACCCGTGCTTGGAACTCTTGCGAATCCCCAGCGGATCCGCCCGCTTCATGATCAACGCAAAAGGAGCTAAAATCACGAAATAAAAGAGTATTAAGATTACTCTCGCTTGAAAGTTTCCGACTTTATGAGCAAAAGCCTTCCACCGCTTCCAGAAATGTGCAAAGAAAGACATAAAAAATGAACAGAGATTATAGCAGCAATCAATCGTGGATCATAATCGTAATCGTATCGTAGATCGTCGATCGATAATCGTAATTCGAGGGGACGAACGAGGAATGAACTACGATTACGATTCGATTCGGCGATTACGATCCACGATTAGGATCCACGATTAGGAGAGGAAAGGTCCGGGAGAAGGGAGTTTTTTCCCGGACCTTAATTGAGATAACTTGCCAGGGAACCGACGCTGGAGGACTTTCGCAGTTTGTTTAGGGCCTGTGCCTCAATTTGGCGGATCCGTTCCCTGGACAAACTCATTTTGTCACCGATCTGCTTTAATGTAAGTGGATTATCATCATCCAGACCGAATCGAAGTCTTAACACCTTTTCTTCCATCGGTGAAAGTTTGCCGAGCGATCTTTCGATTTGTTCCTTCAAAAAGATCGAAGCAGAACTTGTTTCAGCAGACGGAATTGTCGACTGCTCTAAAGCGTCACCGAGAGTCAGGTCACCATTGTCATCGATTGGATGATCCAGTGATAAAGTTCCTGCCGTCGCTTCAAGAGAAGCATTTAATTCCTTTAAACTTACGCCAATTTCAAGTGCAAGAGCTTCCCTGGTTGGATTTTCATTTTGTTCGCTCCGTCTTTTCGATAAAGTTGTGGCAACGCGATACAAAATGTTAGCCGTTTTCGGCGACAGTCTGTAAACCTGGGTCGCTTGCGATAGATAATGTAAGATCGCCTGCCGGATCCACCACACGGCATAAGATGTAAAACGAACTTTTCGTTCGGGGTCAAACCGCTTGGCTGCTTCAATCAATCCGACATTTCCCTCATTGATCAAATCCAGGAAGGGGAGTCCGGACTTCCGGTACTTCTTCGCAATCTTAATCACGAAGCGCAGATTCGACTCGATCAGCTTTTGCAAAGCTTCCTTATCTCCTGACTGCACCCTGTAACCAAGCGCCTTTTCTTCTTCGGCAGTCAGCAAAGGAATCTTTGAAATCTCTTTTAAATAGAGCCTCATCGCCCTATTCAAGGACTTATCTTTTGAAATCACCCTGGTTTTCTGCATCATTTTCTTATCTCTTATTAGATACGTTTAGACCCCTATAAAGTTTTAAATTGTTTCTATTTTTTCTCCTATTCATCGTCTTCCGAATATGCAATTTTTAGGCCACCGCGGGATCCCTTTTTGTCGACGAGTGGATCGTAATAATTTGGAGTATTTGGAGGGAAATTTCAATTATTTGAATACAAGCGTCCTAAAAAGTGCCGTCAGGGGGCCTGTTTCCGGTTTGAAACGCAACGTCGAAAATTCTACTCACTTTTATCATTCACCAGTAGAAGAGAAGACCATGCGAATGTTAAAATAGCGAAACGAAAAAGGGGGCAGCTTACGCTTCGCGTTAAAAGAATTCCGATCCATGTCACGGATGAGCAAAAGCGTATCTACAAAGAAGAAGGATTCTTACTTGTACGCGATCTCATACCGGAACACATTCTGACACGAGCAGCATCAGCCATGCGGCGCTTCATACAAAATGGTGCTCGTCCAACAACGGAGTCGAGCTATGACTCGATTTTGCAGGCACCTGCAGAAGATCCGGAGCTAATCGCGGTTTATCAGCCTGAGTTTCGGGCGGTAGCTGCGCAATTGGCGGATGAGGATCCATCGACATTTCGTATCCCGAGACAGCCGTGGGCTTTGGTCCTACTCCCACACGAGGGCAACTGGCAGTGGCCCGAACCACACATCGATCATGCGTTAA
This genomic window from bacterium contains:
- a CDS encoding carbamoyltransferase, coding for MQILGISCYFHDAAAALFRDGVLVAAAEEERFTRKKHDYEYPENAIDFCLRSGGIEARDLDYVVFFEKPFIKFERLLLSSMQTFPHSHKVFREAMVTWFGDKLWIKHLLQNRLSLPPSKIFFSEHHLSHAASAFFCSPFEEAAILTVDGVGEWTTASFGVGKGSDIKLIKEIRFPHSIGLLYSAFTAFLGFEVNEGEYKVMGMAPFGSPKYIDKVHQLIHFGNDGSFELNMDYFSFHYSTDRTYSRRFVDLFGEPRESKSHFFTPSIGFPSYFGEKPSNFDQAGRSNQHYADIAASIQAVTEEAMLRMATALQRETGLNKLCMAGGVALNSVANGKILRETPFEEIYVHPAAGDSGGAIGAAMYMYHSVLGKPRSFVMDHAYWGQQHSAGDIESFLKSENIPYERIEKDEKLLDRVADNLHQGKVIGWYQGRFEWGPRALGNRSILADPRRNDMKDIVNVKIKFREPFRPFAPSVLAEKASEYFDLDNAASHYPARFMLYVVDVRPDKQEILPAITHVDGTGRLQTVKKEFNPRYYSLIEKFGEATGVPVILNTSFNLKGEPIVNTPREAYSTFSRSGMDTLVLENYIIEKQN
- a CDS encoding metalloregulator ArsR/SmtB family transcription factor, whose protein sequence is MQNLETIFKTLGDSTRLRILELLKRPGKSACDLVLRSEKGMCACDIQNEIGLSQAAISHHMGLLRRAGLIHAEKRGRWMFYWRNEELLASLAEALAKTV
- a CDS encoding RNA polymerase sigma factor RpoD/SigA yields the protein MMQKTRVISKDKSLNRAMRLYLKEISKIPLLTAEEEKALGYRVQSGDKEALQKLIESNLRFVIKIAKKYRKSGLPFLDLINEGNVGLIEAAKRFDPERKVRFTSYAVWWIRQAILHYLSQATQVYRLSPKTANILYRVATTLSKRRSEQNENPTREALALEIGVSLKELNASLEATAGTLSLDHPIDDNGDLTLGDALEQSTIPSAETSSASIFLKEQIERSLGKLSPMEEKVLRLRFGLDDDNPLTLKQIGDKMSLSRERIRQIEAQALNKLRKSSSVGSLASYLN
- a CDS encoding DUF5989 family protein translates to MNWKESLATRFGIVGELILFFWQHKWWWLTPMILVLLVFGILIFFAQSSAIAPFIYTLF
- a CDS encoding phosphate ABC transporter substrate-binding protein; this translates as MKKQILAVLIAVVFFAPVWVSAQMQVDSKLEGYSPVSGISGNINSIGSDTLNNLMTLWAEGFKAKYPNVKIQIEGKGSTTAPPALIEGTAQFGPMSRQMKPTEIDAFEKKYGYKPTEVKVAIDALAVYAHKDNPITGMTLSQVDGVFSGTYKRGGKNVTKWGQLGLSGEWANKPISLYGRNSASGTYGFFKEVALNKGDYKATVKEQPGSSSVVQGVASDLGGIGYSGIGYKTSGVKAIPLGPAAGKFFEASYENCLNGSYPLARFLYVYINKAPGKSMDKLVGEFVRFMLSKEGQQIVVKDGYYPLPANAVSEVMAKLR
- a CDS encoding ABC transporter permease subunit, which translates into the protein MDQLQAIPPPEIPPRQQEPIPEQPTTPTRFLPSKTVLFIDRFMTRFIKIGGISIITAVLGIFLFILWQIMPLFRSAKVKELKTVSVPDKSYRILGIDEWGELPFLVDDTGRISFVDLASGQIQEADPKFPESKNFSAFRYDQLKQEIIFGTTDGFFSILSIGYGTTYENNQRKVVQSLNAGQFSPVGVPGIPIMKIDYGDSGTEKLIAAMQDVNGVVEIHAATFTQTKTLFGSGETTVGSSFNLTSQVGPDPVDLAVNRQGSEIVIATKTGDIFYFTRSGEEVQFVQKFRPFEDTRDSSLKSMDFLLGGVSLVFTNHSGNNRIYSLYIPAGGERRTFGKTKEFEEFPGGADYYAPSMRNKAFLIGTKDTASLRYGTTENIRWQQQLPFTAQLAALGGKYNRLIFLDTAKKLHLYELDDPHPESNIRALFGKIWYEGYSQPSYEWQSTGGTDDFESKLSLVPLLIGTLKGTFYAMLFAIPIALLAAVYTSQFLHPNFRIIVKPTMEIMASLPSVVLGFLAALWLAPILETRVPSILIAVILLPAMALLFGWLWSLLPIRWRVLIRPGYEWIAFVPLFLLTTYVAWILGPVFEQLFFVVTDPSSGQKLADFRRWWVQATGLPFEQRNSLVVGFMMGFAVIPIIFTITEDALSNVPAALRSGSLALGASRWQTAMRIVLPTASAGIFSAIMIGFGRAIGETMIVVMATGNTPIMDFNIFSGMRTLSANIAVELPEAPVEGTLYRALFLGGMVLFLLTFFINTLAEILRQRLREKYKTV
- the pstA gene encoding phosphate ABC transporter permease PstA; the encoded protein is MKGSLKTPGEAFVWFTSMGLTIGLSMVVFLLFSIVTNGMKVFWPNKVMHLRLKDGSTVGGTLIKEQTQSTEGGQEEWQIFMGNKDIYGLAFRFLNRQDIVQTAYPKEVMVIERIEYGDAIGVPVLLETKDGNKLESRNSAFQAHLKNVVVQANDRWKDIRLIEKKQIGRINQQMERMQIQKRVLENQKKIDRSKLDQIQKMMEPLQAEYEKLAQKASQLRSGQEQDFLTYRLLDGQEKRLAIGQVVHIHYPNQMGTLERLGYALRKFWLFLSDEPREANTEGGIFPAIFGTFVMTLLLSIAVTPFGVLAAIYLREYAKQGVFVRSVRIAVNNLAGVPSIVFGVFGLGFFVYMVGGTIDRFFFSNYLPAPTFGTGGIFWASMTLALMTVPVVIVATEEALSAVPRGVREGSLACGASKWQTIQRVVLPASAPGILTGLILAMARGAGEVAPLMLVGVVKLAPSLPLDTNYPFLHLDQKFMHLGFHIYDLGFQSPDSEAAKPMVFATTFLLILLVVLLNLGAIVIRERLRKKFATGAF
- the phoU gene encoding phosphate signaling complex protein PhoU; this translates as MTRYFDEELDLLKQTLLRMAGKAEAMIHKSVQALVQRDLALSDEIPHLEDEVNHLQLEIDDRAFKLLALRQPMAHDLRLIIAAMKISGDLERIADQAVNIQENTKVLLQFPLLKPLIDIPKMAEIAMAMLRDSLDAFVESDAPKAREVVTRDDEVDGLKNQVFRELLTYMISDPRTIQVALQLILVARHLERIADHATNIAEDVVYLVEAKDIRHHAEELE